Genomic segment of Bacteroidota bacterium:
CATAAGAAATTTATTGGAATTAAAATCAAAAGTTTTCCAATCGTAACCAATCGTATTTATTTTATCGCTAAACCTGCTGTCGCCAGTGTCGGTTACACTAACTAGGTCACTTAATTCACCTTTAATTCTGATTGCCTTGCAAGGAACATTGTGAAGCACACCAGTTACTTGATAGTAGGGATTACTGGGGTCAGTTTGTTTTGCAAAATAGCGAGTGAAAAGAAGATCCCATTTATTGTTATCAGGCTCACGTTTTAATTCTTGATCTTTCATTAAGTTATAATACATGAAATTATTTTTGTTATAGTTATTATCCATTAAGGTAACAGTGGTATCACCTGTTCCATCCAAATTTGCATATCTGAAGGTCCATGAACGAACACCAGAAACTGATTTGCGAGCGACTACATAAAATTTCTTTGCCCAAGGCTGAGCTGGCGGGTTAGGTGTGGCATAAATTACAAAAATAGAGTCACCATCAATTTCTCCAGCCACATTACTATTATATACACCCCATGAATAATAAGGATGCGATTCTGGGTCTCTGTTCAATGCTCCTTCTGACCATTTCTCGTCGCCATTGAAAAATCTACGCCATGATTTCCAACCTGCAGTATCGAATGCTGACCAACCCGTGATATCACTATTGGGATATTTAGCGACACGAACATCGTTAGAATGATTTACCAAAATGGTATAATAGGCTGCGTCTTTACCTCCCTTTGCACTAAAGGCCATATGCCAATTGCGAACAGGAACAGTATCAACCATTTTGTTTTTGAGCGAATAATAAACTTCGTTACGATAGCCAGGGCCAAGGTAAACACTATCGTATACCCAGTTTTGGGCATAAGTAGTAAATGCTGTAAAAGCTAATAAAGAGAATAGGAATTTTTTAATCATGATTTTTTGATTGTGTCTAATAAATGAAATAAAATTTACTTGTTGATTTGATTGGCTGCAAAGTTATTGTAATATTAGGTGTGAGTTATGTCAAGATTGGGATTTTGACGAATATGTTACAATATGCTTTTGGGAGTTTGCAATAAAAATATAGGAATAAAAATAAGGAGCCGAATTTTTAGATTTTGTGTTTTTAATATACATGTATCATAGTTTAGGAACGTAATAACAAAATAGCAAACTTGCTTCATGCAAAAATAATCTTTGTTAGCCTTTTTTAAATTTGAAAATCATGAATTATTAAAGTGGTTCATAGCAAAGATTGCGTCGATTGTGATGAATTCAGCCAAACATATTACCATTCTAAAAACTCTGGAGATTGCTTCCATTATTTAAAATGCACTTCTATATCCCAAAAAACTAACTATTAAATAACTACCCTCGGTTGCTGGCTTAAGTACATGCATGTTGTGAAATCCTTCTAAACGGTCGATGGCTTTGGTTCTTTTGCAAAAAAACACCTCAAATCGCTCTACAATAGTCTGGTTCACAATAAATATAATTAATAGCTATCTGATTTTTCTCTGTGTTCATTTTTGTATGTTTTGGTGGCAAATATTTATCTATTTAGACTTAACCAAAATAATAATGTTTCCCACACGACTATTATAAAAATAGAAACTATCATGGTGTTTAAATATACCCTGATAACGGTATCGCAAAATACCACGAAAAGCGTATATTAGTTTAACAAACTAGACCCTACTTTTGCATCAAATAAAAACCAATAAAACCATGAAAAAAATTCTAAGTTCAATTCTCACGATTATGACTATTCTGCTTACCTTTAGTACTTTAAGGGCTCAAGAAGGAGACAAATTTTTCACCCAGCGAGAGTATTTGAAGGCTATGGGCAGCTATCAACAAGAAGCTAAAACTGACCCTTCAAAATACCTTCCACTCGCCAAATGCTATTTTGCCAATCACCAAATACCCGAGGCAATAGATGCCATTAAACTTTATTTGGAAAAAGACCCCAAGGCAAATAAAGAAGTTGGAGATAGTTGGTTGGAACTATTACAACGGAATGATGATGAAGTACGTGTGAAAAACATGGGGAGTATAATCAATACGAAAGGTGATGAGTATAGTCCTGTAATTAGCAACGATGGCAAAACACTTTATTTTGTGGGCTATGACCGAGCTGGCGGATTGGGTGGAGAAGATATTTGGTTCAGCAAACGCGATTCAACTACAGGTAATTGGGGCACAGCCGAAAATTTCAGACAACTCAATACCACCTCACACGAGGCACTTAAAGCTATGTCGCCCGATGGCAACTCTGCTATTTTATTTGGTAACTATGTGGGCAGTTTCGGTAGTGGCGACTTATTCTATAGCTGTAAAGTAGCTGGTGGATGGACAACTCCTTGTAATCTGGGAGGAGCAATTAATACCAATAACTGGGAATCGCAAGCAAGCTTAGGACCCGATGGTAAGACCTTATTGTTTATCAGTGACCGCGAAGACAAAAGCGAAGCCGACATTTATGTTTCATTCCTTACCAATGAAGGATGGACTAAACCTTTAAACATTGGCCCAACCATCAATGTTAAAGGCAAATTTGAAGGAGCCCCACAACTTGCAGCCGATGGCAAAACATTATACTTTTGTTCTAATGGTCACCCTGGTTTTGGTAAAAAAGATATATTTTATGCCAAACGCTTAGATGACAGTTGGACAAGTTGGAGCAAGCCCGTAAACTTGGGGAAATATGTAAATACATTAGAAGAAGAAAAATACTTTACATTACCTGCATCGGGCAATAGGGCTTACCTAATTCGTGGTGACCAGCCTGATGGATTGGGTGCAACAGATATTTATGAAATGGTAATGCCGCAAGGGGCACGACCAGAAAAAACATATACCGTAACTGGTTTGGTGATTAACGAAAAGGACTCGACAGAAGGTGTGGTGCTCAAATATATTAATATGGCTACCAATAAAGAAGCTGCCCGAATTTCAAGTAATAAAGCCGATGGAAAATATTATGTATCATTGCCTGCGTATCAAAAATACTTGGTGGTGATAGACCAACGTGGTTTCTTATATCTTCAAGATACATTGGACTTAGAAAACCCAAACTTATATGTAAACAAAGTTCCTATCCAAGAAAAATTTGGGGCAAGAATGAACCGTATCAAAGAACTTAAAGCTGATTTGGATAAGTACAATGCCGAAATGCAAAAACTGATTGATAGTAAAAATACCAATATCAGCGAAGCGTTCGCACAATATACTACGTTGAGCGAAAACTATAAAAAAGCTTCCAAAGAATTCGACTATTTAGTATATGATGCCAAAGCACAATGGCTAGGTGAAGAGAACGATTTGCAATTGAACATGAATTATAAAGTAACACGTATTATAGTAGGTGCGAAATTTGAATTGAAGAACATATTTTTCGATATCGGAAAAGCAACCTTGCGTAAAGAATCTATGATAGAATTGGACAAATTGGTTGATATTATGAACCGTAGTGAGATTATTATAGAACTTGGCGGACATACTGATAATGTTGGTGCTGACGATGCCAACCAGAAATTATCTCAAGAACGTGTGGCCTCTGTAAAAACATATCTGGTGAGCAAAAATGTTCCTGATAATCGTATGACTGCAGTTGGATATGGAGAGGCACAACCTATTGCCCCCAACGAAACTGACGAGGGCAAGCAACGCAACCGTCGTGTGGAAGTAAAGATTACCGAAATCAAACCCCGCGAAGGAAGTGGTGAATTTGCCAAATTGGAACAAGAGAAAAAAGATTTGAGTAAGTTTGATATGTTATCATCTTTACAAAAAGCGGGTAAATTGGGCGGACTTCCCGCAGGTAGTGTTTGTAGCGATGGTGTTACATTTATTGATAAATCATATAAACCTGCATCAAAAAATTTCTATGGAAAAACACCAAACCTCAATTTAGATAATGATAATTCTCCTATCAAAATAGAAGAATATCCACAGAAAAAATTCAATGCGTTTGTGGGAAATTATGGATTAAGATATAATCCCAAAGACAATGGGTCAAATACAAAAGATATGTTAATAGGTGGTGGAATCAATATTGTTAAATTCTCCGAATCGAGCAGTACACCGCTTAAAGCACAAAGTATCGCTATATATTTACCTGCAAAATCAACTATTACTAAATGGTTGGTAGATGCAAGCACTGTCCGTGAAATGCGTTTCATGAAAAACTATGTTGCTCTAGCAGGATTTAATGCCCAATTGTATAAAACAGATTCGCCCTATGTCGGCAAATCAGGAGTTAAGTTTGCCTCATCCTTCCCTATTGGAATCCGTGCTATGTATA
This window contains:
- a CDS encoding T9SS type A sorting domain-containing protein, which encodes MIKKFLFSLLAFTAFTTYAQNWVYDSVYLGPGYRNEVYYSLKNKMVDTVPVRNWHMAFSAKGGKDAAYYTILVNHSNDVRVAKYPNSDITGWSAFDTAGWKSWRRFFNGDEKWSEGALNRDPESHPYYSWGVYNSNVAGEIDGDSIFVIYATPNPPAQPWAKKFYVVARKSVSGVRSWTFRYANLDGTGDTTVTLMDNNYNKNNFMYYNLMKDQELKREPDNNKWDLLFTRYFAKQTDPSNPYYQVTGVLHNVPCKAIRIKGELSDLVSVTDTGDSRFSDKINTIGYDWKTFDFNSNKFLMGDSLTYVVLNSNVESNATVTYEIYKLKFTGFGGGANGKVAFATQKMLTLNTAINTVDENKFVYTLSPNPSNGNTQLFVNTEKLSAMQINIYDLNGKLIYNQQAKNNGFHVYSLPTENLGKGLYIVNIQCGNSQQTEKLVIQ
- a CDS encoding OmpA family protein, producing MKKILSSILTIMTILLTFSTLRAQEGDKFFTQREYLKAMGSYQQEAKTDPSKYLPLAKCYFANHQIPEAIDAIKLYLEKDPKANKEVGDSWLELLQRNDDEVRVKNMGSIINTKGDEYSPVISNDGKTLYFVGYDRAGGLGGEDIWFSKRDSTTGNWGTAENFRQLNTTSHEALKAMSPDGNSAILFGNYVGSFGSGDLFYSCKVAGGWTTPCNLGGAINTNNWESQASLGPDGKTLLFISDREDKSEADIYVSFLTNEGWTKPLNIGPTINVKGKFEGAPQLAADGKTLYFCSNGHPGFGKKDIFYAKRLDDSWTSWSKPVNLGKYVNTLEEEKYFTLPASGNRAYLIRGDQPDGLGATDIYEMVMPQGARPEKTYTVTGLVINEKDSTEGVVLKYINMATNKEAARISSNKADGKYYVSLPAYQKYLVVIDQRGFLYLQDTLDLENPNLYVNKVPIQEKFGARMNRIKELKADLDKYNAEMQKLIDSKNTNISEAFAQYTTLSENYKKASKEFDYLVYDAKAQWLGEENDLQLNMNYKVTRIIVGAKFELKNIFFDIGKATLRKESMIELDKLVDIMNRSEIIIELGGHTDNVGADDANQKLSQERVASVKTYLVSKNVPDNRMTAVGYGEAQPIAPNETDEGKQRNRRVEVKITEIKPREGSGEFAKLEQEKKDLSKFDMLSSLQKAGKLGGLPAGSVCSDGVTFIDKSYKPASKNFYGKTPNLNLDNDNSPIKIEEYPQKKFNAFVGNYGLRYNPKDNGSNTKDMLIGGGINIVKFSESSSTPLKAQSIAIYLPAKSTITKWLVDASTVREMRFMKNYVALAGFNAQLYKTDSPYVGKSGVKFASSFPIGIRAMYKAAKGINVSPELWYNIGLLRTGGVNDNYNAAPRYVHLGVSARMKIFSGSIYINSGPLIRFVGVRAGISL